A genomic stretch from Desulfolutivibrio sulfodismutans DSM 3696 includes:
- a CDS encoding efflux RND transporter permease subunit, with translation MNQQPTSRSSDPDLPGGFIPAVVRVFLETRISLVFIIFSMCLGVAAVLLTPREEEPQITVPLADVVVSAPGASAVEIEQLVATPLERLLWQIDGVEYVYSVSRPDAAVVTVRFFVGQDQDSSLVKLHNTIMMHQDLVPSIVKSWLVRPIEIDDVPIVTLTLSSPRYDEYDLRRMGEELFARLTETPDISKLTLVGGLAREIRVELDAERLSGMELTPLEVSDALKRADLSVRAGKFDAQNREFALTADSFLRSAREAGDLVVGVHQGRPVYLRDVAEVKDGPEEIATYTRRGVSDAQATHLGEEPGQPRPAVTLALAKKKGTNAVAVADDILARTAALEKTILPDGVTVEVTRNYGETAQEKVTELIWSLAEALLTVIILLALTMGRREAMVVALSVPVSFALALFVNMLLGYTINRVTLFALILSLGLVVDDPIVNVDNIQRHILAGRLPPRRATLFAVREVLPPVIMSTLAIVVSFLPLYFITGMMGPYMAPMAANVPLAVGFSTVAALTVVPWLSYVLLRGKSPLPDLPDDAPIPTAPAESETRPGLAPDDAQARPLSQADTGRAMPAPQEGDGEETAAPPDPEEAPKAAPELRGEATGEPAATPAAPPSPEDKAVNSRLGRMYRRMVEPFLDSPGRRLGLAATVTGLLLAALLLAATGRVPLKMLPFDNKNEFQIVLDLPEGSTLESTDRAVRDFEAFLRGVPEVTTFVSYVGTASPMDFNALVRQYYLRGDSNQADIRVNLLPKDRRDMQSHAIVLRLRNALEALAARHGARMRLVETPPGPPVVATVAAEVYGAPDMPYEMLMESALGLHGLFRDEPGITDVFDSTQTPRERINFFLDKEKAALHGVAAEDVNASIALAMSGATPATVHEPGERRPLVTRLVLPREKRSSLTALERIPVKTDAGKIAPLAELGQFRPVSEDQPILHKNMRRVAYVFGETAGRAPAEAVFGLQNRLEADPPRKGIEVDFAGEGEWKITVDVFRDLGIAFGAALLGIYILLIIETKSFSLPLLLMTAIPLTLLGIMPGFWLLNVLFGETVGGYGDPVFFTATSMIGMIALGGIVIRNSLVLINFVDESMRQGMALREAVLQSGAIRLRPIALTALTTMLGAWPITLDPIFSGLAWALIFGLLASTAFSLLLIPVAYYAVRSKTSAA, from the coding sequence ATGAACCAGCAGCCAACATCCCGATCTTCCGACCCAGACCTCCCCGGCGGATTCATTCCGGCAGTGGTCCGGGTGTTTCTCGAAACGCGCATTTCCCTGGTGTTCATCATTTTTTCCATGTGCCTGGGGGTGGCGGCGGTGCTCCTCACCCCGCGCGAGGAGGAGCCCCAGATCACGGTGCCGTTGGCCGACGTGGTGGTCAGCGCGCCGGGGGCCTCGGCGGTGGAGATCGAACAGCTCGTGGCCACGCCGCTGGAGCGGCTGTTGTGGCAGATCGACGGCGTGGAATACGTCTATTCCGTGTCCCGGCCCGACGCGGCCGTGGTCACGGTGCGCTTTTTCGTGGGGCAGGATCAGGACTCGTCCCTGGTCAAGCTGCACAACACCATCATGATGCACCAGGATCTCGTGCCGTCCATCGTCAAAAGCTGGCTGGTGCGGCCGATCGAGATCGACGACGTGCCCATCGTGACCCTGACCCTGTCCTCGCCGCGCTACGACGAATATGATCTGCGGCGCATGGGCGAGGAGCTTTTTGCGCGCCTGACCGAGACGCCGGACATCTCCAAGCTGACCCTGGTCGGCGGGCTGGCCCGGGAGATTCGGGTGGAGCTCGACGCGGAGAGGCTTTCGGGCATGGAGCTGACGCCGCTGGAGGTGTCTGACGCCCTCAAACGCGCCGACCTGTCCGTGCGGGCCGGAAAATTCGATGCCCAAAACCGCGAATTCGCCCTCACGGCGGATTCGTTCCTGCGTTCGGCCCGGGAGGCGGGCGATCTGGTGGTCGGGGTGCATCAGGGCCGCCCGGTCTACCTGCGTGACGTGGCCGAGGTGAAAGACGGCCCCGAGGAGATCGCGACCTACACCCGGCGCGGCGTCTCCGACGCCCAGGCGACGCACCTGGGCGAAGAGCCCGGACAGCCGCGCCCGGCCGTGACCCTGGCCCTGGCCAAGAAAAAGGGCACCAACGCCGTGGCCGTGGCCGACGACATCCTGGCCCGCACGGCGGCCCTGGAAAAGACCATCCTGCCGGACGGGGTCACGGTGGAGGTCACCCGCAATTACGGCGAAACGGCCCAGGAGAAGGTCACGGAGCTGATCTGGTCCCTGGCCGAGGCCCTGCTCACGGTGATCATCCTCCTGGCCCTGACCATGGGCCGCCGCGAGGCCATGGTGGTGGCCTTGTCCGTGCCGGTGAGCTTCGCCCTGGCCCTTTTCGTGAACATGCTGCTGGGCTACACCATCAACCGGGTGACGCTCTTCGCCCTGATCCTGTCCCTGGGACTGGTGGTGGACGACCCCATCGTCAACGTGGACAACATCCAGCGCCACATCCTGGCCGGCCGCCTGCCGCCGAGGCGGGCCACGCTTTTCGCGGTGCGCGAGGTGTTGCCGCCGGTGATCATGTCCACCCTGGCCATCGTGGTGTCCTTTCTGCCGCTGTATTTCATCACCGGCATGATGGGCCCCTACATGGCCCCCATGGCCGCCAACGTGCCCCTGGCCGTGGGATTCTCCACGGTTGCGGCCCTGACCGTGGTGCCCTGGCTGTCGTATGTGCTTTTGCGCGGCAAATCGCCCCTGCCCGACCTGCCCGACGACGCTCCGATCCCCACGGCCCCGGCGGAATCCGAAACGCGCCCCGGCCTCGCCCCGGACGACGCCCAGGCCCGGCCCCTGTCACAGGCCGACACCGGCCGGGCCATGCCCGCCCCGCAGGAAGGGGACGGCGAGGAAACGGCCGCGCCGCCCGATCCCGAAGAGGCTCCAAAAGCTGCCCCAGAACTTCGCGGAGAAGCGACCGGGGAGCCCGCCGCAACCCCGGCCGCCCCGCCCTCTCCCGAGGACAAGGCCGTCAACAGTCGCCTGGGGCGGATGTACCGCCGCATGGTGGAACCCTTCCTGGACTCGCCCGGCAGGCGTCTGGGCCTTGCGGCCACGGTGACGGGGCTCCTGCTGGCCGCCCTGCTGTTGGCCGCCACGGGACGCGTGCCGCTCAAAATGCTGCCCTTCGACAACAAAAACGAATTCCAGATTGTGCTCGACCTGCCCGAGGGCTCGACCTTGGAGAGCACGGATCGGGCCGTGCGCGATTTCGAGGCCTTCCTGCGCGGCGTGCCCGAGGTCACCACCTTCGTCAGCTATGTGGGCACGGCCTCGCCCATGGATTTCAACGCCCTGGTGCGCCAGTACTATCTGCGCGGCGACTCGAACCAGGCCGACATCCGGGTGAATCTTTTGCCCAAGGACCGGCGCGACATGCAAAGCCACGCCATCGTCCTGCGCCTGCGAAACGCCCTGGAGGCCCTGGCGGCCCGGCACGGGGCCAGGATGCGCCTGGTGGAGACGCCGCCCGGACCGCCCGTGGTGGCCACCGTGGCGGCCGAGGTCTATGGCGCGCCGGACATGCCCTACGAGATGCTCATGGAATCGGCCCTGGGGCTTCACGGGCTTTTCCGCGACGAACCGGGCATCACCGACGTGTTCGACTCCACCCAGACCCCGCGCGAGCGCATCAATTTCTTTTTGGACAAAGAAAAGGCGGCCCTGCACGGGGTCGCCGCCGAGGACGTGAACGCCAGCATCGCCCTGGCCATGTCCGGGGCCACCCCGGCCACGGTGCATGAACCGGGCGAACGCCGACCGCTGGTGACGCGGCTTGTGCTGCCCCGGGAAAAACGCTCGTCGCTGACCGCCCTGGAGCGCATCCCGGTCAAGACCGACGCGGGCAAGATCGCGCCCCTGGCCGAGCTGGGGCAGTTTCGCCCTGTTTCCGAGGACCAGCCCATCCTGCACAAGAACATGCGTCGGGTGGCCTACGTGTTCGGCGAGACCGCCGGACGGGCTCCGGCCGAGGCCGTGTTCGGCCTCCAGAACCGGCTGGAGGCCGATCCGCCGCGAAAGGGCATCGAGGTGGATTTCGCCGGGGAAGGGGAATGGAAGATCACCGTGGACGTGTTCCGCGACCTGGGCATCGCGTTTGGCGCGGCGCTGCTGGGCATCTATATTCTGCTGATCATCGAGACCAAGTCGTTTTCCCTGCCGCTTCTGCTCATGACCGCCATCCCGCTGACGCTTTTGGGGATCATGCCCGGGTTCTGGCTCTTAAACGTCCTGTTCGGGGAGACGGTGGGCGGCTACGGCGATCCGGTCTTTTTCACGGCCACCAGCATGATCGGGATGATCGCCCTGGGGGGCATCGTCATCCGCAACTCCCTGGTGCTGATCAATTTCGTGGACGAATCCATGCGCCAGGGCATGGCCCTGCGGGAGGCGGTGCTGCAAAGCGGGGCCATCCGCCTGCGGCCCATCGCGCTGACGGCCCTGACCACCATGCTCGGGGCCTGGCCCATCACCCTGGACCCGATCTTTTCCGGACTGGCCTGGGCGTTGATCTTCGGCCTTCTGGCCTCCACGGCGTTTTCGCTTTTGCTGATCCCCGTGGCCTACTACGCCGTGCGCAGCAAAACGTCTGCGGCCTAG
- a CDS encoding efflux RND transporter periplasmic adaptor subunit, with product MPYAAARTALFLALLCCTLLPAARVAAQVAEARPAGRQVTAELRDITEWYEAVGTIRPKTETTVEAQVQAKIVDIKVRPGQTVEKGELLVVLDDRELAARAERANQALTSARATRNQAREGIASAKAAFDNAQANYQRIKTLFASHTVTAQEMDRTEAEFLRAQSALVQARDGFEAAEGQAAQAEKALEEANLAAGHARIHAQAAGEVVKRQAEPGDLAFPGKPLLVLHTGRALRLEALVREGLISRVKPGDVFPVRVAALAVPGVDPRLTGDVPATGASAGLTAEIEEIVPTADPLTRTFLVKAALPETPGLFPGMFGRLFIPMGSRQAVVAPRAAVRRVGQLEMVTVMDGGVARTYAVKTGQALDGGNVEILSGLSGGETLLVQNGDR from the coding sequence ATGCCATACGCCGCCGCCCGCACCGCGCTTTTTCTGGCCCTGTTGTGCTGCACCCTTTTGCCAGCCGCCCGGGTCGCGGCCCAGGTCGCGGAGGCGCGCCCTGCGGGTCGCCAGGTCACGGCCGAACTGCGGGACATCACCGAATGGTACGAGGCCGTGGGCACCATCCGGCCCAAGACCGAGACCACGGTGGAGGCCCAGGTGCAGGCCAAGATCGTGGACATCAAGGTCCGACCCGGCCAGACCGTGGAGAAGGGCGAACTGCTGGTGGTCCTGGATGACCGGGAGCTGGCCGCCAGGGCCGAGCGGGCGAATCAGGCCCTGACCTCGGCCCGGGCCACCCGAAACCAGGCCCGGGAAGGCATCGCCTCGGCCAAGGCGGCCTTTGACAACGCCCAGGCCAACTACCAGCGCATCAAGACCCTTTTTGCCTCGCACACGGTCACGGCCCAGGAAATGGACCGTACCGAGGCCGAATTTTTGCGGGCCCAAAGCGCCCTGGTGCAGGCCCGGGACGGTTTTGAGGCCGCCGAGGGACAGGCGGCCCAGGCCGAAAAGGCCCTGGAAGAGGCCAACCTCGCCGCCGGACACGCCAGAATCCATGCCCAGGCGGCGGGCGAGGTGGTCAAACGCCAGGCCGAACCGGGCGATCTGGCCTTTCCGGGCAAGCCGCTTTTGGTGCTGCACACGGGCCGGGCCCTGCGCCTGGAGGCCTTGGTCCGCGAGGGGCTGATTTCCCGGGTCAAGCCGGGAGACGTCTTTCCGGTTCGCGTCGCGGCCCTGGCCGTCCCCGGGGTGGACCCCAGACTGACCGGCGATGTCCCGGCCACCGGGGCGAGTGCCGGGCTGACCGCCGAGATTGAGGAGATCGTGCCCACGGCCGATCCCCTGACCCGAACCTTCCTGGTCAAGGCCGCCCTGCCCGAGACGCCGGGACTTTTCCCGGGCATGTTCGGGCGTCTGTTCATCCCCATGGGATCGCGCCAGGCCGTGGTCGCCCCGCGCGCGGCCGTGCGCCGGGTGGGCCAGTTGGAGATGGTCACGGTCATGGACGGCGGCGTGGCCCGGACCTATGCGGTCAAGACCGGCCAGGCTTTGGACGGCGGAAATGTGGAGATCCTCTCCGGACTGTCCGGCGGCGAGACCCTGCTTGTCCAAAATGGCGACCGATAA
- a CDS encoding HU family DNA-binding protein, producing MGKEALTMMVKEKAGLDNKAQAAAAVDAILDAVREELAVGGTVSLKNFGTFSVVARAGRTGKNPRTGQPLAIAPSKSVKFSPGKEMKEAATASAQEWGDAHWLDYRLLARTVETQLKEIKDALAKRGVGADKLQTLYDDTASRLKDLSANGGQAFQEMRKGFSAAFAELREAFKKAVDRF from the coding sequence ATGGGCAAGGAAGCGCTGACCATGATGGTCAAGGAGAAAGCCGGACTGGACAACAAGGCCCAGGCTGCGGCGGCCGTGGACGCCATCCTGGACGCCGTGCGCGAGGAACTGGCTGTGGGCGGCACGGTTTCCCTGAAAAATTTCGGGACGTTTTCCGTCGTCGCCCGGGCCGGGCGTACCGGCAAGAACCCGCGCACCGGCCAACCCCTGGCCATCGCGCCGTCCAAGTCCGTGAAGTTTTCCCCCGGCAAGGAAATGAAAGAGGCCGCCACCGCCTCGGCCCAGGAATGGGGCGACGCCCACTGGCTCGACTACCGCCTGCTGGCCCGCACCGTGGAAACCCAGCTCAAGGAAATCAAGGACGCCCTGGCCAAACGCGGTGTGGGCGCGGACAAGCTCCAGACCCTCTACGACGATACCGCCAGCCGCCTCAAAGATCTTTCCGCCAATGGCGGGCAGGCCTTCCAGGAAATGCGCAAAGGGTTCAGCGCCGCCTTCGCCGAACTGCGCGAGGCCTTTAAGAAAGCCGTGGATAGATTTTAA
- a CDS encoding integrase core domain-containing protein, which translates to MPWKKVETMEERARFIVEAARRSEPFSEICQRFGISRETGYKWVRRFQDRGSVEEFSRAPRNCPHKTSDAIIEKILLLRETYPYWGPKKLSQLLFDKYGICDPPAPSTIGAILKRHGFISESRKIRRKSAGRLRRYDLLSPQDTNDVWAIDYKGWFRLGDRSICYPLTITDMHSRYVLACKGYARQTLENTKSAMENVFCDYGLPQAIRVDNGTPFGSSGIGGFTQLSVWWIQLGIIVDFIEPGKPEQNGSHERMHKTLKLESTMPPQDSLSEQQKKFDSWRHRFNYERPHEALGQKTPSSIYRRSLRSFPREAPQFSYPPYFESRFVRSDGMFNWKGGQVFIGEAYGRNRIGLIQNYDGRWLVYAGDILIGGLISEEPKHVVPVRRLIG; encoded by the coding sequence ATGCCCTGGAAAAAGGTCGAGACCATGGAAGAACGAGCTCGGTTCATCGTTGAGGCAGCGCGCAGAAGCGAACCGTTTTCTGAAATCTGCCAGCGGTTCGGGATCAGCCGTGAGACGGGGTATAAATGGGTCCGGCGTTTTCAAGATCGAGGCAGCGTCGAGGAGTTTAGCCGTGCCCCGAGAAACTGCCCCCACAAAACGTCTGATGCGATCATTGAGAAAATATTATTGCTTCGTGAGACGTATCCGTATTGGGGCCCGAAAAAGCTATCACAACTTCTATTTGATAAATACGGAATTTGTGATCCTCCAGCACCAAGCACAATTGGCGCAATATTAAAGCGTCATGGGTTTATATCAGAATCGAGAAAAATTCGGCGCAAGTCTGCTGGACGTTTGCGACGGTATGATTTGTTGTCTCCTCAAGATACGAATGACGTCTGGGCTATTGATTATAAAGGATGGTTCCGACTTGGCGACAGGAGTATATGCTATCCACTAACGATAACAGACATGCACAGTAGGTATGTTCTGGCATGCAAGGGATATGCTCGCCAGACACTCGAAAATACAAAATCGGCCATGGAAAACGTATTTTGTGACTATGGGTTGCCTCAGGCAATCCGAGTGGACAACGGGACGCCTTTCGGCTCCAGCGGGATAGGTGGATTTACACAACTTAGTGTTTGGTGGATTCAATTAGGCATCATCGTTGATTTCATAGAGCCAGGGAAGCCGGAGCAAAACGGTAGCCACGAGCGAATGCATAAAACGTTGAAGCTTGAGTCAACAATGCCGCCACAGGATAGTCTTTCAGAACAGCAAAAGAAGTTTGATAGTTGGCGGCACCGGTTCAATTATGAGCGCCCACATGAGGCGTTAGGGCAGAAGACGCCAAGTTCGATATATCGTCGGTCTTTGCGTTCTTTTCCCCGTGAGGCTCCACAGTTCAGCTATCCGCCATACTTCGAAAGTCGCTTTGTTCGTAGCGATGGGATGTTCAACTGGAAAGGCGGCCAGGTATTTATCGGGGAGGCCTACGGGAGAAATCGAATCGGGCTGATCCAGAATTATGACGGTAGATGGCTGGTGTACGCCGGGGATATTCTCATCGGGGGATTGATCTCCGAAGAGCCGAAACATGTGGTCCCGGTGAGGCGCTTGATCGGGTAA
- a CDS encoding type II toxin-antitoxin system Phd/YefM family antitoxin, which translates to MIKIIILIWWLEMIILGVRSCWGVRSALWSGSPLRMANIFNYIERLMMNSIVTSSDAKRNFGRILETTMKGPVEITKSGRRVAVILSAEDYDNLSRLEDAYWGERALAAEKGGFVGPEEAMRTLTRMRHEEA; encoded by the coding sequence TTGATCAAAATAATCATCTTGATCTGGTGGCTCGAAATGATTATTTTGGGGGTGAGATCGTGCTGGGGCGTCAGAAGCGCACTTTGGTCCGGCAGTCCTTTGAGAATGGCAAATATTTTTAATTATATTGAGAGGTTGATGATGAATAGTATTGTAACCTCGAGTGATGCGAAACGGAATTTTGGCCGCATCCTGGAGACCACGATGAAGGGGCCGGTTGAGATTACGAAATCCGGACGCAGGGTCGCCGTGATTCTTTCGGCGGAGGACTATGACAATCTCTCCAGGCTGGAAGACGCCTATTGGGGAGAGCGGGCCCTGGCCGCAGAGAAGGGAGGATTCGTCGGCCCGGAGGAGGCGATGCGGACACTGACGAGGATGCGCCATGAGGAAGCTTGA
- a CDS encoding type II toxin-antitoxin system RelE family toxin yields the protein MRKLERVISLTKDANDSIKSLDAKQYRQVVQRIFDLSEIPEPHDSKSLKGKTEKNQKLRRVDAGEFRIIYRHDAGVVEILVVGRRNDGKVYRNLGDKDFSS from the coding sequence ATGAGGAAGCTTGAGCGGGTCATCAGCCTGACGAAGGACGCCAATGACTCCATAAAGTCTCTCGATGCGAAACAGTATCGTCAGGTGGTGCAACGCATCTTCGACCTTTCCGAAATCCCCGAACCGCATGACTCGAAGAGCCTGAAAGGAAAGACCGAGAAAAACCAGAAGCTCAGGCGGGTTGATGCAGGTGAGTTCCGCATCATCTATCGCCATGATGCGGGCGTCGTTGAAATCCTCGTTGTCGGCCGTCGCAACGACGGCAAGGTCTACAGGAATCTGGGCGACAAGGATTTCTCGTCCTGA
- a CDS encoding YihY/virulence factor BrkB family protein — MPHAASESALRRAAKNAISSFRFVAASLLKDRCLMQASALSYATVLSIVPLLAVAFAVTKGLGMYDAPQVRQLLLGLSAGRTEVADSILQYIQNTNVQALGVIGTAFLLVTVVSLVGAIESAFNSVWKVPADREIGRRFINYVALVVICPVFFFAAFGATAGLQNVALVRWLLEFALLSRAYLLFLAFLPYLMLWMALFLLYRFLPNTRVRFSSAATSALLAGTLWQLTQRLYISYQAGATGYNAVYGSFAQIPLLFLWLYVSWLILLIGAEVGHALQCQRDIRDGEDATALSAADRRALGLALLAALAADADARKAPGTARELASRLGAPSAAVGEILDIFSHAALTAPTQGRDTEPAWLLAAPPDKVTVAEAMAALDAARPGGAPEPAFLARNTALATRLARLADPVAAARTTLRELADGE; from the coding sequence ATGCCCCACGCCGCCTCCGAAAGCGCCCTGCGACGCGCAGCGAAAAACGCCATCTCCTCCTTCCGGTTCGTGGCTGCGTCTTTGCTCAAGGACCGCTGTCTGATGCAGGCCTCGGCCCTGTCCTACGCCACAGTGCTGTCCATCGTGCCGCTTCTGGCCGTGGCCTTCGCGGTCACCAAGGGGCTTGGGATGTACGACGCGCCCCAGGTACGGCAACTGCTGCTGGGACTGTCCGCCGGGCGCACCGAGGTGGCGGACTCCATCCTGCAATACATCCAAAATACCAACGTCCAGGCCCTGGGGGTCATCGGCACGGCCTTTTTGTTGGTGACCGTCGTGTCCCTGGTGGGCGCCATCGAATCCGCCTTCAACTCGGTGTGGAAGGTGCCCGCCGACCGGGAAATCGGACGGCGCTTCATCAACTACGTGGCGCTCGTCGTCATCTGCCCGGTGTTTTTTTTCGCGGCCTTCGGGGCCACGGCAGGCCTGCAAAACGTGGCCCTGGTGCGCTGGCTCCTGGAATTCGCCCTGCTCAGCCGGGCCTATCTGCTTTTTCTGGCCTTTTTGCCCTATCTGATGCTCTGGATGGCCCTTTTTCTGCTCTACCGGTTTTTGCCCAACACCCGGGTCAGGTTTTCAAGCGCCGCCACGTCCGCGCTTCTGGCCGGAACCCTGTGGCAGCTCACCCAACGCCTGTACATCAGCTATCAGGCCGGGGCTACAGGCTATAACGCCGTCTACGGCAGCTTCGCCCAAATCCCCCTGCTGTTCCTGTGGCTCTACGTCAGTTGGCTGATCCTGCTGATTGGAGCCGAGGTCGGTCACGCCCTGCAATGCCAGCGGGACATCCGGGATGGTGAGGATGCGACCGCCTTGAGCGCCGCCGACCGCCGGGCCCTGGGACTTGCGCTCCTGGCCGCCCTGGCCGCCGACGCCGACGCCCGCAAAGCGCCCGGCACGGCCCGGGAACTGGCCTCCCGGCTCGGCGCGCCGTCAGCCGCCGTGGGGGAGATCCTCGACATCTTTTCCCATGCGGCGCTCACGGCCCCAACCCAGGGCCGGGACACGGAACCAGCCTGGCTCCTGGCCGCGCCGCCGGACAAGGTCACCGTCGCCGAGGCCATGGCCGCCCTGGATGCGGCCCGACCGGGCGGCGCGCCCGAGCCAGCCTTTCTGGCCAGAAATACCGCCCTGGCCACGCGCCTCGCCCGCCTCGCCGACCCGGTCGCAGCCGCACGCACCACCCTGCGCGAGCTTGCCGACGGGGAATGA
- the tsaA gene encoding tRNA (N6-threonylcarbamoyladenosine(37)-N6)-methyltransferase TrmO translates to MIDATLRFIGTVRSELRDRKDAPKNEAEGAPPAAIVVDPAYLEGLDGLTVGQEIIVLTWLHLSDRDVLKVHPRNNKNAPKRGVFTTRSPARPNPIGFHRVRVTGIEEGGIVHVDALEAVDGTPVVDIKTGGRATRPHADHA, encoded by the coding sequence ATGATCGACGCCACCCTTCGTTTCATCGGCACGGTGCGCTCGGAACTGCGCGACCGCAAGGACGCCCCCAAAAATGAGGCCGAGGGTGCGCCCCCGGCGGCCATCGTCGTGGACCCGGCCTACCTCGAAGGCCTGGACGGGCTTACGGTCGGCCAGGAGATCATCGTCCTGACCTGGCTGCACCTCTCGGATCGCGACGTGCTCAAGGTCCATCCGCGCAACAACAAAAACGCCCCCAAACGCGGCGTGTTCACCACCCGCTCCCCGGCCCGGCCCAACCCCATCGGGTTCCACCGGGTGCGCGTCACGGGCATCGAGGAAGGCGGCATAGTGCATGTGGACGCCCTGGAGGCCGTGGACGGCACGCCGGTGGTGGACATCAAGACCGGCGGGCGCGCAACCAGGCCGCACGCCGACCACGCCTGA
- a CDS encoding DMT family transporter, translating to MLQLILGAACISFSAVFVKLAHVSALSAAFYRMGVGGLGLLIAMALAGRLGTIRGPLVARAMPCAIFFALDLWTWHLSINIVGPGMGTLLGNFQVFVLALTAVLIYKQKTGPVFWLSMGLAVVGLYAMVGVGFGARPPEYGLGVLYGLSTAFFYGLYILSLQKAVSGFSASDPLAITAMLSLGAAAIIGCGMLALGDTFAIPDTASVLSLLAYGLICQSLGSLLISRGLMLTPTVLAGLILLLQPVLAYVWDIVFFAKPMSAAELSGAALALVGIYLGSSWRKKA from the coding sequence ATGCTCCAGTTGATCCTCGGCGCGGCCTGCATCAGCTTTTCCGCGGTCTTCGTGAAGCTGGCCCACGTCTCGGCCCTGTCGGCGGCGTTTTACCGCATGGGCGTGGGCGGTCTGGGCCTGCTTATCGCCATGGCCCTGGCCGGAAGACTCGGCACGATCCGTGGGCCGCTTGTGGCCCGGGCCATGCCCTGCGCCATCTTTTTCGCCCTGGATCTGTGGACCTGGCACCTGAGCATCAACATCGTCGGACCGGGAATGGGCACGCTTTTGGGCAACTTCCAGGTGTTCGTCCTGGCCCTTACCGCCGTGCTGATCTACAAACAAAAGACCGGGCCGGTCTTCTGGCTGTCCATGGGGCTGGCCGTGGTCGGGCTCTACGCCATGGTCGGGGTGGGTTTCGGAGCCAGACCGCCGGAATACGGCCTGGGAGTCCTCTACGGCCTGTCCACGGCGTTTTTTTATGGCCTGTACATCTTAAGCCTGCAAAAGGCCGTGTCCGGATTTTCCGCCAGCGACCCCCTGGCCATCACGGCCATGCTGTCCCTTGGCGCGGCGGCCATCATCGGCTGCGGCATGCTGGCCCTGGGCGACACCTTCGCCATCCCGGACACGGCGTCAGTGCTGTCGCTTCTGGCCTACGGCCTGATCTGCCAATCCCTGGGGTCGCTTCTGATCAGCCGGGGGCTCATGCTGACGCCCACCGTCCTGGCTGGACTTATTCTTTTACTCCAGCCGGTTTTGGCATATGTCTGGGACATCGTCTTTTTCGCCAAGCCCATGAGCGCGGCCGAGCTGTCTGGTGCGGCCCTGGCCCTTGTGGGGATTTACCTCGGCTCTTCGTGGAGGAAGAAAGCATGA
- the thiL gene encoding thiamine-phosphate kinase, whose product MSRIASEAAFLGLIDRHFPRRHGAVPLHRGDDAAVLDLPGRICLTADLFLEDAHFRRAYFTPGDIGYKALAVNLSDLAAMGASPLGFALVLTTPSDADADFWDGVFAGMAELADALDLPLVGGDLNRGPSVALAVTAWGGPGPSGRFLRRGQGRPGDALFLVGEVGLAAVGLAVLEASGRDAVAAWPVATTAHLRPAVRVEAGLALAAVPGLRGAMDVSDGLAADLPRFLAPGVGADIRLDPSWLHPEVVAHAASRGLDPAEAAFSGGEDYALLGAVAPEALPDLLRAVPSARVIGAVTAAPGIILNGRPVTGRGFDHFESSPCSS is encoded by the coding sequence ATGAGCCGCATCGCCTCCGAGGCCGCGTTCCTTGGCCTCATCGACCGCCATTTCCCGCGCCGCCACGGCGCCGTGCCCCTGCATCGCGGCGACGACGCCGCCGTGCTGGACCTGCCCGGGCGGATATGCCTCACGGCGGACCTTTTTTTGGAGGACGCCCACTTCCGGCGCGCCTATTTCACCCCCGGCGACATCGGCTACAAGGCCCTGGCCGTGAACTTAAGCGACCTGGCGGCCATGGGGGCCAGCCCCCTGGGCTTCGCCCTGGTGCTCACCACCCCGTCCGATGCGGACGCGGATTTTTGGGACGGGGTGTTCGCGGGCATGGCCGAACTGGCCGACGCCCTGGACCTGCCGCTGGTGGGCGGCGACCTGAACCGGGGGCCGTCCGTGGCCCTGGCGGTCACGGCCTGGGGCGGCCCCGGGCCGTCGGGACGCTTCCTTCGGCGCGGCCAGGGCCGCCCCGGCGACGCGCTTTTTTTAGTGGGCGAGGTGGGCCTGGCCGCCGTGGGCCTTGCGGTGCTTGAGGCCTCGGGACGGGATGCCGTCGCGGCCTGGCCCGTGGCCACAACGGCCCATCTGCGCCCGGCCGTGCGCGTGGAGGCGGGGCTGGCCCTGGCCGCCGTCCCTGGCCTGCGCGGGGCCATGGACGTCTCGGACGGACTGGCCGCCGATCTGCCCCGCTTCCTGGCACCGGGCGTCGGCGCGGACATCCGCCTCGATCCGTCCTGGCTGCATCCCGAGGTTGTGGCCCACGCCGCCTCCCGTGGTCTGGACCCGGCCGAGGCCGCCTTTTCCGGCGGCGAGGACTACGCCCTGCTTGGCGCGGTCGCGCCCGAGGCCCTCCCCGACCTCCTGCGGGCCGTGCCATCGGCCCGGGTCATCGGCGCGGTCACGGCCGCCCCCGGCATCATCCTCAACGGCCGCCCCGTGACCGGGCGCGGTTTCGACCATTTTGAGTCCTCCCCATGCTCCAGTTGA